A section of the Burkholderia mallei ATCC 23344 genome encodes:
- the waaC gene encoding lipopolysaccharide heptosyltransferase I, which translates to MKRILIVKVTSLGDVVQTLPVVADLHRAFPGVQVDWAVDESCAEVVRWNTAVSRVLCAPLRRFKKARSPADLKAIAASISELRAHRYDAVIDLHGVYKSAIISFLARARWRYGYRNQDLGELGAMFAYNGRFGPRPACDAWHGMRVSAGQALGYEPQGRADYLLDVPPESREPHTAPLVALAEPGVPYALFFHATSNDDKRWPTDRWSAVAREMRARGLRVLLPWGSEREREEAQRIAARAPGAVVLPRLTLADVARKIDRAALVIGVDTGFVHMAHALEKPTVMIFCATSRQHLGVSGAPHSLSIGDEGATPGVDDVLGAIERVYPTGAVEQPRRVAAM; encoded by the coding sequence ATGAAACGTATTCTCATTGTGAAGGTCACGTCGCTGGGCGATGTCGTGCAGACGCTGCCCGTCGTCGCGGACCTCCACCGCGCGTTCCCCGGTGTGCAGGTGGATTGGGCCGTCGACGAGTCGTGCGCCGAAGTGGTGCGCTGGAACACCGCCGTGAGCCGCGTGCTGTGCGCGCCGCTGCGCCGTTTCAAGAAGGCGCGCAGCCCGGCCGACCTGAAGGCGATCGCGGCGTCGATCAGCGAGCTGCGCGCGCATCGCTACGATGCGGTGATCGATCTTCACGGGGTCTACAAGAGTGCGATCATTTCATTTCTTGCGCGTGCGCGCTGGCGTTACGGCTACCGCAATCAGGATCTCGGCGAGCTCGGCGCGATGTTCGCGTATAACGGCCGCTTCGGTCCGCGCCCCGCTTGCGACGCGTGGCACGGCATGCGCGTGAGCGCGGGACAGGCGCTCGGCTACGAGCCTCAGGGCCGCGCCGATTACCTGCTCGACGTGCCGCCGGAGTCGCGCGAGCCGCATACGGCGCCGCTCGTCGCGCTCGCGGAGCCGGGCGTGCCGTACGCGCTGTTCTTCCATGCGACCTCGAACGACGACAAGCGCTGGCCGACCGATCGCTGGAGCGCGGTCGCGCGCGAGATGCGCGCGCGCGGGCTGCGCGTGCTGCTGCCGTGGGGCAGCGAGCGTGAACGGGAAGAGGCGCAGCGGATCGCCGCGCGCGCGCCGGGCGCCGTCGTGCTGCCGAGGCTGACGCTCGCCGATGTCGCGCGCAAGATCGATCGCGCCGCGCTCGTGATCGGTGTCGATACCGGGTTCGTGCACATGGCGCACGCGCTCGAGAAGCCGACCGTCATGATCTTTTGCGCGACGTCGCGCCAGCATCTGGGCGTGAGCGGGGCGCCGCACTCGCTGTCGATCGGCGACGAAGGCGCGACGCCGGGCGTCGACGACGTGCTCGGCGCGATCGAGCGCGTTTATCCGACGGGCGCCGTCGAGCAGCCGCGGCGTGTCGCCGCGATGTGA